The sequence TGCGATCGCATCGTTAGAGTCACCAATACCAAACAAACCCTATAACACCAAAATGCTAATGTTAACCTTCCGCAGATGGGTTGGCAACATATTGGAAATCAGGCTCAGAATTCCAGGGACCGCGCTCGTCTTTACCATTAGTAGACAAATTAAAGTAAAGATTGACGGTTTCATCAGGCTGAATATTTCCAAACATTGGGTCGGTTAGCTTACCCAGCGAATCGAGCGCCTTCATAAACATCTTCGTATGAGAAATCTCGCGGGTCAGCAGATGCACGAGGGTGTTTTTGGTTGCTTCATCCGTTGACAACTTGATTAATTCCTCATAAGTTTGACGTGCGCCAGCTTCAGCAGCAATGTCTGCCCGCAAGTCGCGTACCACATCGCCACCTTCATTAATATAGCTAGCAGTCCACGCATTGCCCATACTATCTAAAAAGTGCGGCCCAATACCGCGCACGGCAAAGAGGGTACTTTTGT is a genomic window of Microcoleus sp. FACHB-831 containing:
- a CDS encoding manganese catalase family protein; translated protein: MFFHKKETIHTVDIVEPNPRFAQLLLEQFGGATGELTAALQYWVQSFHCENPGIKDMLQDIALEEFSHLEMVGKLIEQHTKNSDQTEAYKSTLFAVRGIGPHFLDSMGNAWTASYINEGGDVVRDLRADIAAEAGARQTYEELIKLSTDEATKNTLVHLLTREISHTKMFMKALDSLGKLTDPMFGNIQPDETVNLYFNLSTNGKDERGPWNSEPDFQYVANPSAEG